ccttgtggcagaaagaacatgtattaagggtggatttcatgatgttcatgcattgtttcacattattgttcatagtgtgcatgctaggtgtttgataaaatgcctcttagacattttctcgcttgtttggactccaatgagtaccaaactttggggtttctcatgtttcctcattaggaacatgtttggttcattggttgtgtatttaacacactttgccccacatgtgcatttttcatgcattggtcatgcattgcacttagccacctcttgcacacacctttgctacccttgtcatgcattggtctataccttgcttcttcatcctagcatgtcatgtctgtcttatgctttgtagcattttactttgtcatgggtttgagcttcattttctcattcatcttgcacccctcatgcatcattagcattgttcgtaccttcatctcttgccctcgtttcttcttgaccctttgtctattcctgacaaaaagggggagagtatactctagagaatgtttcggagtattttgtcatttctatatgactcttgtgcacatccttagggggagaaattttatttctcatgcacatttgtagggggagagatattccataggggagatgcatataccaagggggagaagacattgtgttaactagaaaaccttgttctatttgttttcttgttggctttatggtgctttgtgttatgctttggtgttctcattgcatcatgtttgtgctttggacatgcatatgtccctatgttattatgcttcattgaatgcatgttcagatgatcatttgctttgctatgtgatcattgtagtcttttctatacttgttatattatacttgtcatttattacttgctttaccttgagggtctaatgtgttttgtgcaagtgtttcagggtacaagtatatatatgttccaagtgcatcacagcttctcatcactttgaaggggagaaattttaagcacttttagtttatattgtttaagtttttattcaatataatgtgtttgtacccatgtgcttttgtaagcttttagggttaatgttttatgcatagtttgtaggctttatggtatgtaccttgcttatgcagcctttttgctatgttgaaatcagtaatttaatctaaatgtcctgcattttggtttatgtactgtcactcttgtgcccttgtaggattgttcctagatgcatataccttgtgtgttatgcattggttgagtgttgagcatacaagtgtcttgccttgtgcttgttaacatgtatgtccttgtgttcattccaagtgtgaatgagcactgtgatcactaccttgtggtgttcacttggttgatcaagccttggtttgtttcttaactccatctttgcttgatcacatattgcctgtttcatatgcatttcatgttttctgcatacaatgatcatggtgtattgttgtgtttcaggagattcatgttcatatgattcaagagctgcacagcttctagatttaggtgtgagtgagttttaccaatgttcccaaactcacgtttaagtctagattctgttttagggtgttttgtcatggaatagccaaagggggagattgtaaggtttaatttaatcaaccatgtgttggctttattccatgacaaatttgcttgtaatatagcacttagaaaccttgtatttaggtgggaatcatgtaagggtagtgtgtgagagagtgtgaagaaatgctcaagacaatgcaatgaagcagagactcgcggctaggactcgcgggtggctcgcagcttgcaagccgccaaaagttacacacgtgcagagcatgcaggggagctgaacagtcatgccagctggagcactacaggacaaaaatccagactggccatttagctagctcgcgacttgaactcgcgacttagttaagtcgcgaggtcaagttgccagccaaccctgtttttggaaaacaCTGACTCTTTACATTCttttctcacaccagtataaatacccctcattcccacaagatatgggtggccattcagaaagaaaaaccctaagagaggtttcttcaaaacacccacccatttagagagagctactcattcttagagagaaatctttgtagtctcttttcattccctctctcattgtcatacctattgagaggagatttctatccaaacactacccacacccatttagagtgttgagtatTTTTGGAGctctgggaagcattggaagatgccaaggatggcggatgctatggtcaagtagcggaatacggtaagctagaaaagaaaaaggttcgacgcaacctcgttggagcaagaagcttggagggcttaggtacattgggtagattaggcttggagggtctattgatgttcatgtatcccaactacattttctagtggattattgaccgcttggagggtggcggagaggttttacgccgagggcttcggtttcctcttcgataacacatcgcgtgttgtctttgtgtttgcatcttccttcctctctatctttgccttttgattatctgctgtggattttattttgttatggcttagatagtttttaaccaatttcgtattatagcatatgttaagtttccgcacactagttgtttgacatattgcttgatttggttaagttgttatttgggggtctaaacgttcaaaggtgttttgtacacgtttttgaactttcagatgcaatttgcaataaaatttgttataaatacAATTTAAGACCTCAATGGATTATTTATACTAGACAAAAAGTGTAGTCCATCAAATTTTGTAACATAATTGTTTCAATCTATTCAACTTAACTTCAGCTGATATGATGCTTTGGGCGGGTAAGTGAACAAAATAATGACCTTTTTTTCTTGGgtattttaaacaaatatatatatatatatatatatatatatatatatatatatatatatatatcttcttaCAATatggaatttgaatttaactgtttgatttgatattatttttgtgagAAATTTGTGCTGTtgattttaattcattttttttttatttttaatatttgaaatttgatcCTATTAAGTTAAGCTCTATGACTTATCTTGAATTAATGGGTTCCTTATTATGTAATGAGATATTATAAACCTCATTGTTAtgaaatgatgatattttttaataattggtGACGAGGATGTGAATCCTTGTACATCTATGTTAGGATAACAGTGTCAGTTGAACTATGGTATTcttggtaatttttttgttagatagaaatatatagataaatatgtTCCTAACTTTGTAACTTGAACTCCCTCCCCTCCTTAAACtcctaaacatttttttttgcatgtggAGGTATTTGATGTAAAAGGTTTCTGACAATTTAAGTGGTAAGAttgttactttttgttattatgggtaacaacttaccacttgtAAAAGTGCTGCAGACGTACCACTATTCTTAATTTAtctatattaagaggattcaaaaagttagttatggttttagaaaatgttaaaaatattctcaatctaattagataatccttattcttaaaaaaatataaaatatggttaaaattgtaattaaaaaaataaaaaaactactagaggaatttttttcctaaaaattagcacactctCTATTGAAATATACCTCACACatatttgatacattttttttttctaagaactCAGTTTActcattttcaaattctttttttttggttaaccaAGCAAATATTATAAACTAAGGCACTACAAGTCTATTACAAACATGGCCAACTTTATTACTAGCCAAGAGATCTTCCACCATAGGCGGTGGGTTATACAAAATAAGGTAGTCTGAATAAAGATAATCCCCCAACCTAGCTAATCTAGCAGCACCTATTTGCCTCCCTATAAACATGTGCCACAGTGCAGTTAAGGAACGTCTTCATTAGGTTCCTGCAGTCAAATAATAAAGGTTCAAGGCTAAGGTTAACCACAAAAGAATTAGAAAGCAAATAAACAAGGAATTCAACATCCATATCCACACGAATATTCTCTAAATTAAGCTgttttgccaaaagaagcccaTCTCTAAGTGACCACAGCTCAGCCAGAGTACAAGACGTGTTCCCTAGCTTCCTTAAGCAACCCGCAATCCAATTCCCATCGCTGCACCTGAGCACAGCTCCTCCACCAGCCTTCTTCAATTTTCCCAAAACCGAGCCATCTAGGTTCAACTTCACGCATCCCACTTGGGGTTTAATCCATGTCACTTGAGCTAGCACTCTTCTTTCAAATTCATTATTGTATAATTTCACTAACAATagacaaattcaaattataaaattatattaaattcaaaaaaataaaaaagagtctCATAGCACATGCAAAATACATGTAATAAGACtagttgtttttgtttattatatcaTAATCATGTTTAAACTGCGGGATTAGAAATATgttataattatctctaaaaagaAACTTACAAAACCGATGTATCAAGGCACGTGTCTCAACACGTGTCTAAGTATCAAGTACGGTACATGATATATATACTAATACTATACATCCTAATTAAGGCACACTGTTCCTGTCATTGCAAGAGATAGAACACGTGTCTATCAAGTACGGTACATTATATACTAAAAATATACAATCCTAGAAAGCATTATTCTCATCGATGCAAGAAAGATTTTCTGATACAACAATCATACAACACTTTCTATTAGTTCTCAGAaataaacatcaaattatcaaaaaaaagaaaaaagaaaaaagaaaaagaaataaacatcAACTTCAGCTAAATAGCAATCTCTACTTTTCGGAGAAGAAAATGGCATCCCATGATCAGAGCTACAGAGCTGGTGAAACTGAAGGCCGAGTTGAGGTATGGGGAATTGTTCCTATTTTGTGCTTATATATGGTTCCCAATGATTGTGTTGGTGTAGTTTTTTTCTTACTCAAAATGATGCATCATGCATGTTTTGTAAGTTTCCTCTATGTTAAGTACTGGTTGGCAAAATGAAAATGTTCGGATTAATGTACAATTTGGGAGCGTTCATCATGCAAAATCACAATTATATTTGGACAACTAACATTATTCATATAGTTTTCTTCTACACATTATATATGTAGTTCATCTAGATTCTCGTTTCTACTTACTATTTTGAAATTGGTTCATCTAGATTCTCTTTTTTACTTGCTGTTTTTTGAAATTAGTTTATCTAGATTCTCTTTTCTACTTGCTATTTTTTGCACCTTTGGATCATATAATTGCCTTTTTGGTTCTAGCGTCTCATagaaaaacctttttctttttcctgacTCTAATTTGCAATCTTGATGTTGCTTATGTATTCAGGAGAAAGACCAACCAGACAATGGGCCATTTAGGGGATAAGGCTAGAGAAGGAAAGGACAAGGCCTATGAGAAAACCCAAGAAGCAAAGGACAACACCAACTCTGCTATGGGCTCATTAGGGGAAAAGGCTAGAGAGGGAAAGGACAAGACCTATGAGAAAACCCAAGAAGCAAAGGATAACACCAACTCTGCTATGGGCTCATTAGGGGAAAAGGCCAGAGAAGACGAGGACAAGACTTATGAGACGGCCGAGGCTGCCAAAGAGAAGACCTCAAGCGCAGCCCAGTCAGCCAATGAAAAGGCCTCCCGAGCCACCGAGGCCGCGAAGGAGAAGACCAAGGAGATGGCCCAAGCGGCCGGCAAGAAAGCCGAGCCCGGTAAGGAGAAGACCGGTGGGATAATCCAGAAGACGGGGGAGCAAGTGAAGAGCATGGCCCAAGGTGCACTAGATACTTTGAAGCACACTGCTGGCAGGGGCGACTCTAGGAATTTTTCTCAGGGTGTTCCTTGAGTACGTGGTTTTCTTAccaaatatttgtccataattctagcaaaagaataaacaataaactataagttcatttgaaatattaataaaattattaattattgttgtttagttgtttcattaatttgtttgtcttttataaactaatttgttatatttttgttttattaattataaaattattaattgttgtttagcataacataatttaatttgtttgtcttttataatgtattggttaattaaattattaattattaattattagctGCTTTccccaattaattattggttaattaaattattgtttattagttgcactAGCACACACCCCATGTGCATTTATTtcccccaattcaaatatcTCATCCTAGCCCCAGTATGAaattttcaacaacaaaaaagaaaatggttacTTAAAAAATGTTGAAGCAAGATTTATtatagaatataaattttggACAAGTTTGTAGGACCATAAAAATaccctccaatttttttttttttaaaaatcaattataaaaaaaaatagtgcaaacaaaatatatatatataaatataaagatgatataaaaggaaaaaaaaatactaaataaatcCCACACTTACATAATGTGCAAAAGATGTGGGGTTGTTTATGGTAGCCTAAGCTTACAGTccacaccaaaaagaaaaaagagatacaCGGACCGAGCATTTACAagctgaaaaaagaaaagaaaagaagagagcgaagaaagaaaagaaaaggagagagcaaGTGAAGAGGAGGAGCACGCAGTAATAGGTTTATATATGAGATTTTATTAGTCCCTTTCTTCTCTAAATTTCTCTCTATCCCTTAAGGGTTATCAATGGGTCGGGTCAGGCTAGCTTGACCCATTTTTACATGGCCCAGGAGCACAAAGGCCTGGGCAAAATGGGCTATTAACTAGTTAACGGGCTGGGTCGGGCTGGGCCGAAAGAGAAAACCCCAGCCCACGACCctacccatgggcaatgcccattttGTCTAAAACGGGCTAGGCTACTAGGTTAGGCCTAATGGGTTACCAATGGGATTGTGTTGGcgtattattttattatttttataaagaaagaataatttttttataagggaataatcaatctattttttaaaaggaaagaatcaaagaatttaatactttaattacaactttatttatttatttatttattttacagccaaatcaatttaattttttgttttgttgatggaaacttatttaattttttttattaaagcttcaaatagttttttatttttatctttaataaaaaaaaatcaaatggttaattcaaatttgctagattactagaaaaatatatatttaataaactAAGTTTAGCACAATTACTTTAAGTATCTTAGTGGTTGGGAGAGTTTTCTTAAGAAATTCTTCTACAATATCTCAAGATCCATCCTTCATTCAcctcctatatatttttgttataaattctAAGTTATTGGACTGGGCAACGGGTTGGGCCAATGGGCTAATCTATTGGGCTAGCCCATCGGGTGCCCATGGGCATAAAAACTAGCCCATGGCCTAACCTACTGGGCTAGTGGGTTACCCATGGGCTTCAATAACAACGGGCCGGGTCGCCCATTAGCTCGATGGGCTACGGGGTTTCTAGGTCGGGccatgggtcatgggctatttgatgacccttacTATCCCTCTTccttaaaacttaatttttgtttggtaaaacAAATAGAGTGAAGTTTTATGAGAAGTTCTTAATTCCATATATGAAACTTGAAGTTctacaaatcaaacaaacaaataaagttTTTGACTTTACGACTTTGAATCAAATTTATGGAATCCTTCATTCTACCATTATATGGAGTCCTTGACTTTACCAATTTAAAAATTGGAGTCTTCAACTCTCCTCCATTTAAACAGGTTGATGGAATCTTTGGTTCCACCATTATACTTAGTAATTCCACCAATTAAACAATTTGGAATTATTGATTctatcaatttaaaataatacacttaatggagtccttgactcctaaaattattttaaataaagtgggGTCTTTAATTACTTCAAAATCCAATATGATTAATTCTTAAGATTCCTAATTCCTTAAACAAAATTGGAGTTTCcaattcacaaaataaaatgaacataAAATTGATGTGAGGAAATTTTTTGATTCCCAATTTCTAAAACAtgttcataaaattaaaattgcttcaaaggagttttctttcccttaaTAAAAGTTGGAAACTTCAATCAAAACATCATTGCTTGTTAAAATTCCTACAAAGaagcaaatgaaagaaagagaaatttacTCGGACATTCAATTTCCCAAAAAGAGAATCCTTGGTTCAAAATCCGTAAAAACATGGGTCCTTGATTTATCTTtgagattaaaataaattatctcatccaaaacaaaattaagtcaATACTTAATTAAATACCAAGTCTTTGACTTAAATGTCCATCATTTATATCGGACAAAATCATATTTGACGATTTTAAATCTAAAACCCCAATTTAAGAACTACGAATTAGCTTGATCCCCACCACCAAGGATACATAGGCaatctaaataaattattaggtgcaaccacaaatgaataaaaacacatatccctccaaacataaaaataaataaacttaagTACAAACGCAACGTGGTTGGAATCAAAAAATCTTCCCTTGAAACAAAAGATTGTAACTAAGAGATACGTTGTCTTAAATGGGCACAACTTTATGGAACTACGAAGCTTTTCATGAGGTTGTTGCTGTGGTTTTTAGCCCTCAAAAGAACCCAGCAATTATGGCATGGTTGAAAGCACTAAAAAACCATCCATTGATGAAGGAAATGCTCCCACCTAGTGACAAGTTGGTTGCTGAGATGAGAGAAATGTATTTGGGCCAATCTCCTTGAGGTTGATGCTTAGGCTAAAGAAAATCCAATCATATACTAGCTACTTAAATAAAAGCAAGGGCAGTTGTATGTTATCTTTAGAGGTTCAAATGAATTTCCTGatttggaaattaaaaaatattatatatatataaaaattattagtttgatttacatttaaaagtatttttcaaCTTTGATCATAGCACAATCCAAAATCAAGTAACAACACAGATCAGCCaatctcaaaacccaaaacaatacaaaatactattgctttctctctttgatttgatttctaATCTCATTCCCATGAATCTcatctcatcccttttttttttttttttaaactatctAAATCAGTAtctctctttattataaatttatattatatgtgtgtaatATTGATTGTATGcgttaattatttattttgtcataatattatttgtgtgaattgtaATGTGTGTGAATGTGAGtgtgtattataaatataatataactttatataatttaataattagaaaatacagagagtttgttacatgtgtgtatattgttaaaaaaacaaatcatgtttttgattggttaagtagacacttagtattatttatgtataaagAATGTGGATATAtgggtcaataattaatacaatgcCAATGGATTtagttttttcatttagtttaaatatttttttataaaaacaatgaaatattttttataaaaaaaaaaatgacaagtaggaaataacaattgaataaaaataaaaatgttgtacaaactgaagaaaataaaatggtcacacTTATccatattaataataaataatgacaatTAATAATGAACTATCATGTAAATATTTTAGAACATGAAAACTCttaaaaggaaattgtaaaacttcatatatatatatatatatatatttaaacttcatgtatttgcatttttttttttgttgataattcaataaattcaaattctatttttattaaattattatcaatttaaatttcttaatgacaCCCCTGAAAAACAATTCTAGAGCCGCCACTAAATAAAAGGGATATGAATATCCTATGGTGTTTATTGAataattgatatataaaaaagCCACTTCttattgtataatattttttaatgaataaaaaaatgtatttacaAGAGAAAAGGTAAAACAATATATACGGCTTCACTTCTGATAATAGACTCAAAACAAGAGAGACAGCTACCCAAATCAAAAGAGCCAAAAACATTACACTTAAGAAACTATTTAGCTAAAGTATGAGTTGCTACATCAGCTAAATTCTTGGCATCATCATTTCATTGTTGCGATATGGTTTAAGTTTTAACTATACTAGTCAAAGACCCGTGCGTTGCacgtgataattttttagataaaatattattttagtccctaaactttagaaagagctttataaaaaaattaaaaaaaaaatttatcatatttttcatagtcttgtctataacattttttttttccattatcatatatttattagtTGACATTAAATAAAGTGTAaaactatttattaaatttttttaagtcatggtGCATGAagattatgattatatatatatatatatatatatatatatatatatatatatatataaaatttccctagttagagtttgattagttttaagtttaaattttgtattattatatttaattgttgattattgattattgatttaatttttttttgagaaaaaggtaagcgaaattttattaattatataacgAACTACAAAAAAACAACGAAACAAAAAACCAAACTCAAGAAAGATCCGACTGGAAAACAACATTCATGTCCTCGAGTAAGTCTTCTACCCAAATCTCAAAACCTATAGATAAAATTGCTTTTTTAGCTAAATAGTGAGCTAATCTATTCCCATCCCTCCTGACATGTTGAAACATACAACTTCGTAATACTCCATCAAGTCTTTTTGTCTCATCAATGATATGACCAAACAGCAACGGGCAGGGGCCAACACGTAGCAAAGCCTGAATAACAGTAAGGCAGTCACCTTCAACAATAATGTCAAACAAACTCATCTCCCTGGCGAAAATCACAGCTCTTCGAGCAGCCAAAGCTTCCGCCATCTCAGCTCACTGCACCTTGCCCAAATTCTGACACAGAGCCGTAATAACTTGCTCGGAATGATCTCGACAAACTACACCAATACTTGCTAAACCCGAATCCTCAAAATAAGCtgcatcaaaatttattttgaaacaatCCTCAGGCGGAGGAGACCAGCAAACCACTGAACAAGGGATAGACGCACCATGCTCTTTTGAATTCACGTTCCAAAACTCATCAACCATCCTATGCGCATGTTCACCCAGCTCATGAAGCTGCCAAGATGGCTGACGTTCCCTCATACGGTGTCGACGCTGCCATAAACACCATGCCACAGTGACGAACATAGCTACCTTCCTATTCGACTCCGTACTGAGAACTTCCTCCAATAATTCATAAAAGGTCTGAAACTTCTTATGAACCAAAGACCGAAAATCCTGGAGCGACATCCATACTGACTGCACTTGATCATAGAGCCATAAGCAATGCACAATCGACTCCATATGCTCACCACACCCATCACAAACCTCATCAATTGGGATATGCCGAGCTTTTAAGTTCTATTTCGTAGGCAGAGAATCCTTTGCAGCGCGCCAAATAAAGTGCCGGATCTTATTTGGAACTCTCATcttccaaattttcttccacACCAACCCAAGACTACCCGAAACTGATGAGCTCGGCTGAAGAATAGAATCAACAGATACTAGCATTCGGTAAGCACTCTGAACACTATAATCCCCATCACTGGTTAGAGGCCAAATCAGAGTGTCTTCTGCCCCATCCTCACATACTTGAATCCTCCTCACCAATTCTGCCTCCCATGGAATTAAACAACTCTCAAGACGACCCGGGTCCCAAACTCTTGTATCAGGGAAGAACAAATCACAAACTCGATGAATTGAAGAGTCAGTTCTGGGAGAAATAATCTTACTGTGATTAGGATCAGGTAGCCACCTATGTCACCACACATCAATCAAATTTCCATCACCAGCCCTCCAAATAGCCCCTTGTTCAATAACTCCACGTGCTTGAAGAATACTCCGCCAGGCATAAGAACATTTAGGATGAACCTCCGCCTCCATTATATTACCATGAGGGAAATACTTAGcactaaaaactttaaaaagaagGGAGTCTCGATTATGGATAAGACGCCAAACCTGTTTTGCTAACACAAGAGAGGAACTACGAGCAGAAATCAGTAGTAACTCTACTACTAAAAGATATTGCgtataaataaatagagagatAGTCAGTCTCTTGAGTAGTTGAGAATCTTTTGTCAAAAGGACCAACGACAATGAAGGAGAAGAGGGAGGTCAGAAAAGCGATAACTCAAAATCTCCCCAAGTAGGATTTGAACCTACGACCAGTCAGTTAACAGCCGACCGCTCTACCACTGAGCTACTGAGGAACAACGGACTTAAGGAAGCCGACTCTTGTTCTTTGGAACCAACCTATGAACGAACAAAAATGGGTTcgtcactctttttttttca
This genomic stretch from Quercus lobata isolate SW786 chromosome 3, ValleyOak3.0 Primary Assembly, whole genome shotgun sequence harbors:
- the LOC115981244 gene encoding late embryogenesis abundant protein D-7-like; amino-acid sequence: MASHDQSYRAGETEGRVEDNTNSAMGSLGEKAREDEDKTYETAEAAKEKTSSAAQSANEKASRATEAAKEKTKEMAQAAGKKAEPGKEKTGGIIQKTGEQVKSMAQGALDTLKHTAGRGDSRNFSQGVP